The following proteins are co-located in the Macadamia integrifolia cultivar HAES 741 chromosome 3, SCU_Mint_v3, whole genome shotgun sequence genome:
- the LOC122074054 gene encoding probable alpha-amylase 2 isoform X2: MGNLNNGYDDSAQGTDLGAVIRSGREMFFQAFNWESHKHDWWRNLERKVPDIAKSGFTSAWLPPATHSFSPEGYLPQNLYSLNSVYGSEHALKALLQKMAQYKVRAMADIVINHRVGTVKGHGGMYNRYDGIPLSWDERAVTSCTGGTGNRSTGDNFHGVPNIDHTQHFVRKDIIGWLHWLCNSVGFQDFRFDFARGYAAKYVKEYIEGARPIFSVGEYWDSCSYSAPSYRLDYNQDSHRQRIINWIDGTGQLSAAFDFTTKGILQEAVKGELWRLRDPQGKPSGVMGWWPSRAVTFIDNHDTGSTQAHWPFPSSHLIEGYAYILTHPGLPMVFYDHFYDWGDSIHNQIVKLMDIRRCQGIQSRSSIRILEAQPNLYSAIIGDKVCMKIGDGSWCPAGREWTLATSGHRYAVWHK; encoded by the exons ATGGGTAACCTGAACAAT GGTTATGATGACAGTGCTCAGGGGACGGATCTAG GTGCAGTGATACGGAGTGGAAGAGAAATGTTTTTCCAG GCTTTCAACTGGGAGTCTCATAAGCATGATTGGTGGAGAAATTTAGAGAGAAAGGTTCCTGATATTGCTAAATCTGGATTTACATCAGCATGGCTGCCACCTGCAACTCATTCCTTTTCACCAGAAG GCTATCTACCACAAAACCTTTATTCACTCAATTCTGTGTATGGATCTGAGCATGCATTGAAAGCTTTACTTCAAAAAATGGCGCAGTACAAAGTTAGAGCAATGGCTGACATAGTTATTAATCATCGAGTTGGGACTGTCAAGGGGCATGGGGGGATGTATAATCGTTATGATGGAATTCCGCTATCATGGGATGAGAGAGCTGTTACATCTTGTACTGGTGGAACG GGTAACCGAAGCACTGGAGACAACTTCCATGGTGTTCCTAACATAGACCACACCCAACATTTTGTTAGAAAAGACATCATTGGATGGCTCCATTGGCTTTGCAATAGTGTTGGCTTCCAAGATTTTCGTTTCGACTTTGCAAGAGG TTATGCGGCAAAGTATGTGAAGGAATACATTGAGGGGGCAAGGCCAATATTTTCTGTTGGGGAGTACTGGGATTCTTGCAGCTACAGTGCCCCAAGTTACCGCTTGGACTACAATCAAG ACAGTCACAGGCAACGGATTATAAATTGGATTGATGGCACTGGACAGCTTTCTGCTGCGTTTGACTTCACAACAAAGGGGATTCTTCAG GAAGCAGTTAAAGGAGAACTATGGCGTTTGCGTGATCCTCAAGGAAAGCCATCTGGTGTAATGGGATGGTGGCCTTCAAGGGCTGTGACGTTCATTGATAACCATGACACTGGGTCAACACAG GCTCATTGGCCCTTCCCATCTAGTCACCTTATAGAG GGTTATGCATACATTCTGACACATCCAGGATTACCCATGGTCTTTTATGACCACTTCTATGATTGGGGTGACTCCATACACAACCAAATCGTGAAGCTG ATGGATATTAGGAGATGTCAAGGCATTCAAAGCCGATCTTCAATAAGGATTCTGGAGGCCCAACCCAATCTCTACTCGGCCATCATTGGTGATAAAGTTTGCATGAAGATAGGCGATGGTTCTTGGTGCCCAGCTGGTAGAGAGTGGACACTAGCAACTAGTGGTCACAGATATGCAGTCTGGCACAAATGA
- the LOC122074054 gene encoding probable alpha-amylase 2 isoform X1, which produces MQEEDCNPDVFASSPCISSQLNLAEGYDDSAQGTDLGAVIRSGREMFFQAFNWESHKHDWWRNLERKVPDIAKSGFTSAWLPPATHSFSPEGYLPQNLYSLNSVYGSEHALKALLQKMAQYKVRAMADIVINHRVGTVKGHGGMYNRYDGIPLSWDERAVTSCTGGTGNRSTGDNFHGVPNIDHTQHFVRKDIIGWLHWLCNSVGFQDFRFDFARGYAAKYVKEYIEGARPIFSVGEYWDSCSYSAPSYRLDYNQDSHRQRIINWIDGTGQLSAAFDFTTKGILQEAVKGELWRLRDPQGKPSGVMGWWPSRAVTFIDNHDTGSTQAHWPFPSSHLIEGYAYILTHPGLPMVFYDHFYDWGDSIHNQIVKLMDIRRCQGIQSRSSIRILEAQPNLYSAIIGDKVCMKIGDGSWCPAGREWTLATSGHRYAVWHK; this is translated from the exons ATGCAAGAGGAGGATTGCAATCCCGACGTCTTCGCCTCTTCTCCTTGCATTTCATCCCAGTTGAACCTTGCTGag GGTTATGATGACAGTGCTCAGGGGACGGATCTAG GTGCAGTGATACGGAGTGGAAGAGAAATGTTTTTCCAG GCTTTCAACTGGGAGTCTCATAAGCATGATTGGTGGAGAAATTTAGAGAGAAAGGTTCCTGATATTGCTAAATCTGGATTTACATCAGCATGGCTGCCACCTGCAACTCATTCCTTTTCACCAGAAG GCTATCTACCACAAAACCTTTATTCACTCAATTCTGTGTATGGATCTGAGCATGCATTGAAAGCTTTACTTCAAAAAATGGCGCAGTACAAAGTTAGAGCAATGGCTGACATAGTTATTAATCATCGAGTTGGGACTGTCAAGGGGCATGGGGGGATGTATAATCGTTATGATGGAATTCCGCTATCATGGGATGAGAGAGCTGTTACATCTTGTACTGGTGGAACG GGTAACCGAAGCACTGGAGACAACTTCCATGGTGTTCCTAACATAGACCACACCCAACATTTTGTTAGAAAAGACATCATTGGATGGCTCCATTGGCTTTGCAATAGTGTTGGCTTCCAAGATTTTCGTTTCGACTTTGCAAGAGG TTATGCGGCAAAGTATGTGAAGGAATACATTGAGGGGGCAAGGCCAATATTTTCTGTTGGGGAGTACTGGGATTCTTGCAGCTACAGTGCCCCAAGTTACCGCTTGGACTACAATCAAG ACAGTCACAGGCAACGGATTATAAATTGGATTGATGGCACTGGACAGCTTTCTGCTGCGTTTGACTTCACAACAAAGGGGATTCTTCAG GAAGCAGTTAAAGGAGAACTATGGCGTTTGCGTGATCCTCAAGGAAAGCCATCTGGTGTAATGGGATGGTGGCCTTCAAGGGCTGTGACGTTCATTGATAACCATGACACTGGGTCAACACAG GCTCATTGGCCCTTCCCATCTAGTCACCTTATAGAG GGTTATGCATACATTCTGACACATCCAGGATTACCCATGGTCTTTTATGACCACTTCTATGATTGGGGTGACTCCATACACAACCAAATCGTGAAGCTG ATGGATATTAGGAGATGTCAAGGCATTCAAAGCCGATCTTCAATAAGGATTCTGGAGGCCCAACCCAATCTCTACTCGGCCATCATTGGTGATAAAGTTTGCATGAAGATAGGCGATGGTTCTTGGTGCCCAGCTGGTAGAGAGTGGACACTAGCAACTAGTGGTCACAGATATGCAGTCTGGCACAAATGA